The following are encoded in a window of Streptomyces sp. Go-475 genomic DNA:
- a CDS encoding SUKH-4 family immunity protein — translation MVTFAQAQERAEEWINGDVPSYQHREVRVREFDLGFVVWAEDRADGPRSDGGAQRLVIARDSGEATLWPGLPVGEVIRRYEEEYGRPDAAEEPAPAAPAARVDLNQTSFLLTPPEWLQDAADKLGIPDRRGAGAGATSGGAVGVASGGTEGGASGAVSDAASGAAAGDSGAGAGSTGAAAVSAGDAAASAPGAAVAPGSGASWPAAGGSEEGAEPRASGTSGAPAAPAAPAGATPWAGTDTNADAGDDRSVPLPATVFAPPLSEAGDDTPPSATADAKTALMSGGSQLPPTAVTPAVDQPSAPAPAAGPAGPGYGYPPGAPQGSTPPPGPGGQPYGYPQGVGGAAGSPAGPAGPVGSAGGAQPSAGSGTAGRPLAPNAGDIADAATSKATPPPGRGRSAGATTPPPPGAPGAPGARPGATPPPSGPGAPGSPAGGYVPTQLVSALGPEGPGGPGGPGGPGGHEGSSEGGAAQGQGAPQPPAAPGMPQPPGPPGHPGAPGAPNPAGTPPGGVHHAATMLADPGRMGPGAPQPPQPPGPPGAPGAPGASGAPQPPGAPNPSGPPGPPVPPGPPGRPGAPQPPGAPGAPGGPGPVHHAETMLAAPPAGGPGVPPPPQAPGAPPAAPGAPGAPGVPGAPPMPPGAMPPGAVPGGMPPGAMPPPGQPGQPGQHGQHGQPGPGRPPAYGYPQQPTGQPTVGPGYQAVLRYRAQDGSEQQLIRRSAPGTPHPEWQIFHELRAMNVPPDQVLELHTELESCELPGAYCARMIREQWPQARITSIAPYGTDHASRQQGMQQLLAHQGELHQVADGPARPAPVRAPLPPVQAAPPIPPEGIAQELAAAFGPGVFRFEQAAVSRQGVPPVVAHTLVAAGLPLDMGPFFWAQAQPGRPVPTLAELAAERGVQPAPDAGSYLVMGSDFGKAICVQYGTANIVAVPVEAGPGGAPVPPQFVNTGLPEFARCLALLGRMWRLRFGLNQEQAGRWTVDFQAQLAALDPAALGSPESWWSVLLEQMWDGLL, via the coding sequence ATGGTGACCTTCGCGCAGGCGCAGGAGCGCGCGGAAGAGTGGATCAACGGGGACGTGCCGTCGTACCAGCATCGTGAGGTGCGGGTGCGGGAGTTCGACCTCGGGTTCGTGGTGTGGGCCGAGGACCGGGCGGACGGGCCGCGTTCGGACGGGGGCGCGCAGCGGCTGGTGATCGCGCGGGACAGCGGCGAGGCGACGCTGTGGCCCGGGCTGCCGGTGGGTGAGGTGATCCGCCGGTACGAGGAGGAGTACGGCCGTCCGGACGCGGCGGAGGAGCCGGCACCGGCGGCGCCTGCCGCGCGGGTGGATCTGAACCAGACGTCGTTCCTGCTGACTCCGCCGGAGTGGTTGCAGGACGCGGCGGACAAGCTGGGGATTCCGGATCGGCGGGGGGCCGGGGCCGGGGCGACCTCCGGTGGGGCTGTGGGTGTGGCTTCCGGTGGGACCGAAGGTGGGGCTTCCGGGGCGGTTTCGGATGCTGCTTCGGGGGCGGCGGCCGGTGATTCCGGTGCCGGTGCTGGCTCGACGGGGGCTGCCGCTGTCTCGGCCGGTGATGCGGCTGCTTCCGCGCCGGGGGCGGCCGTCGCGCCGGGGAGTGGTGCGTCGTGGCCGGCTGCCGGGGGGAGCGAGGAGGGGGCCGAGCCGAGGGCTTCCGGGACTTCGGGAGCGCCGGCCGCTCCTGCCGCGCCTGCCGGGGCGACGCCCTGGGCCGGTACGGACACCAACGCCGATGCCGGTGACGACCGTTCCGTGCCGCTGCCCGCGACGGTGTTTGCGCCGCCGCTGAGTGAGGCCGGCGACGACACGCCGCCGTCGGCGACGGCTGATGCCAAGACGGCCCTGATGTCGGGCGGCAGTCAGTTGCCGCCGACTGCGGTCACGCCGGCGGTGGACCAGCCGAGCGCGCCTGCGCCCGCTGCCGGGCCTGCCGGCCCGGGGTACGGCTATCCGCCGGGTGCGCCGCAGGGCAGTACGCCTCCGCCTGGGCCGGGTGGCCAGCCGTACGGGTATCCGCAGGGCGTCGGCGGGGCTGCTGGTTCTCCCGCGGGTCCTGCCGGGCCTGTTGGTTCCGCCGGTGGGGCGCAGCCGTCGGCCGGGTCGGGTACGGCCGGGCGGCCGCTCGCTCCGAACGCCGGGGACATCGCGGACGCCGCCACCAGCAAGGCGACTCCGCCGCCGGGGCGTGGCCGGAGCGCGGGTGCGACCACGCCTCCTCCGCCGGGTGCCCCTGGAGCGCCGGGCGCGCGGCCGGGTGCGACGCCTCCGCCGTCGGGGCCCGGGGCGCCGGGTTCTCCGGCGGGCGGTTACGTGCCCACGCAGCTCGTGTCGGCACTTGGCCCTGAGGGGCCCGGGGGCCCGGGTGGTCCGGGTGGCCCGGGCGGCCACGAAGGCTCCTCGGAGGGCGGGGCCGCGCAGGGGCAGGGCGCGCCGCAGCCTCCTGCCGCGCCTGGAATGCCGCAGCCGCCTGGCCCTCCTGGTCATCCTGGTGCTCCTGGTGCGCCGAACCCGGCCGGTACGCCTCCGGGCGGTGTTCACCATGCCGCCACGATGCTGGCCGACCCTGGTCGGATGGGCCCGGGAGCGCCTCAGCCTCCGCAGCCCCCCGGGCCTCCGGGTGCGCCTGGCGCGCCTGGCGCCTCTGGTGCGCCACAGCCGCCGGGTGCCCCGAACCCGTCTGGTCCGCCTGGCCCGCCCGTGCCCCCTGGTCCCCCCGGTCGTCCTGGCGCGCCGCAGCCTCCGGGCGCCCCGGGTGCGCCCGGCGGTCCCGGGCCCGTGCACCACGCCGAGACGATGCTGGCCGCGCCCCCGGCGGGCGGCCCCGGAGTGCCTCCGCCGCCGCAGGCCCCGGGCGCACCACCCGCCGCTCCGGGTGCTCCGGGCGCCCCTGGTGTGCCCGGTGCGCCGCCGATGCCTCCCGGTGCGATGCCGCCTGGCGCGGTGCCGGGCGGGATGCCTCCCGGTGCGATGCCGCCCCCCGGGCAGCCCGGGCAGCCCGGCCAGCATGGCCAGCACGGCCAGCCCGGCCCCGGCCGGCCGCCGGCGTACGGCTATCCGCAGCAGCCCACCGGGCAGCCGACGGTCGGTCCCGGCTACCAGGCCGTGCTGCGCTACCGCGCGCAGGACGGTTCCGAGCAGCAGCTGATCCGGCGTTCGGCGCCGGGCACGCCGCACCCGGAGTGGCAGATCTTCCACGAGCTGCGGGCCATGAACGTGCCCCCGGACCAGGTGCTGGAGCTGCACACCGAGCTGGAGTCGTGCGAACTGCCGGGTGCGTACTGCGCGCGGATGATCCGGGAGCAGTGGCCGCAGGCGCGGATCACGAGCATCGCGCCGTACGGTACGGACCACGCGAGCCGGCAGCAGGGCATGCAGCAACTGCTGGCCCACCAGGGCGAGTTGCACCAGGTGGCGGACGGCCCGGCGCGTCCGGCGCCGGTGCGCGCCCCGCTGCCGCCGGTGCAGGCGGCGCCGCCGATCCCGCCGGAGGGCATCGCGCAGGAGCTGGCGGCGGCGTTCGGGCCGGGGGTGTTCCGGTTCGAGCAGGCAGCCGTGTCCCGGCAGGGTGTGCCGCCGGTGGTGGCGCACACGCTGGTCGCGGCCGGTCTGCCGCTGGACATGGGCCCGTTCTTCTGGGCGCAGGCGCAGCCGGGGCGGCCCGTTCCGACGCTGGCGGAGCTGGCGGCCGAGCGCGGTGTGCAGCCGGCTCCGGACGCGGGTTCCTACCTGGTGATGGGCAGCGACTTCGGCAAGGCGATCTGCGTGCAGTACGGCACCGCGAACATCGTCGCCGTGCCGGTGGAGGCGGGGCCGGGCGGGGCGCCCGTACCGCCGCAGTTCGTGAACACCGGGCTGCCGGAGTTCGCGCGCTGCCTGGCGCTGCTGGGCCGGATGTGGCGGCTCAGGTTCGGGCTGAACCAGGAGCAGGCGGGCCGCTGGACCGTCGACTTCCAGGCCCAGTTGGCCGCGCTCGACCCGGCGGCGCTGGGGTCGCCGGAGAGCTGGTGGTCGGTGCTGCTGGAGCAGATGTGGGACGGGTTGCTGTGA
- a CDS encoding SMI1/KNR4 family protein, with product MTTGRLGQQAAPPNAAYAGQVVHFPDPVRAARHPRGVRVDERGYPDFSPYARAAAEIAEPPEGFGVDELRLTDYVSANTALSASGHELWDTVPAVATPHGWTWHHVVGTRRLELVPVEVKALLRHHGGVATSGVDQTKRGTRPLQETRPAHFGLPKSGVAVTESQVQGVEEDLGYRLPGAYRSFLKAAGGCAPVGAALDAELGLLVDQPFFTVRDEAAVNDLVYVNKCLRDHLTKDYLGVAFVQGGLLAVKVKGERIGSVWFCSYDDARDVDPSLPPAERVERLLLPCGEDFDVFLSRLAGDPPELETVANLMVDGGFARVVPVGAVSSSAVGE from the coding sequence ATGACGACAGGTCGGCTCGGGCAGCAAGCCGCGCCGCCGAACGCGGCCTACGCCGGGCAGGTCGTGCATTTCCCGGACCCGGTCCGGGCGGCCCGTCACCCGAGAGGGGTACGGGTCGACGAGCGTGGTTACCCCGACTTCTCGCCCTACGCGCGCGCGGCCGCGGAGATCGCGGAGCCCCCGGAGGGTTTCGGCGTCGACGAGTTGCGGCTGACGGACTACGTGTCGGCGAACACGGCGCTGTCGGCGTCCGGGCACGAACTGTGGGACACGGTGCCGGCGGTGGCGACGCCGCACGGCTGGACGTGGCACCACGTGGTGGGCACGCGGCGGCTGGAGCTGGTTCCCGTCGAGGTGAAGGCGCTGCTGCGGCACCACGGCGGCGTGGCGACGTCAGGTGTCGACCAGACCAAGCGGGGCACGCGGCCGCTGCAGGAGACGCGTCCGGCGCACTTCGGGCTGCCGAAGTCGGGTGTGGCGGTGACGGAGTCGCAGGTGCAGGGCGTCGAGGAGGACCTCGGCTACCGGCTGCCGGGGGCGTACCGGTCGTTCCTGAAGGCGGCGGGCGGTTGCGCGCCGGTGGGTGCCGCGCTGGACGCGGAGTTGGGGCTGCTGGTGGACCAGCCGTTCTTCACGGTGCGCGACGAGGCCGCGGTCAATGACCTCGTGTACGTCAACAAGTGCCTGCGCGACCATCTGACCAAGGACTACCTGGGTGTCGCGTTCGTCCAGGGCGGGCTGCTGGCCGTGAAGGTGAAGGGCGAGCGGATCGGTTCGGTGTGGTTCTGCTCGTACGACGACGCGCGGGACGTGGATCCCTCGTTGCCGCCGGCGGAGCGGGTGGAGCGGTTGCTGCTGCCGTGCGGGGAGGACTTCGACGTCTTCCTGTCGCGACTGGCCGGCGATCCGCCGGAGTTGGAGACGGTGGCGAACTTGATGGTGGACGGCGGGTTCGCGCGTGTGGTGCCGGTGGGTGCGGTGTCGTCCTCGGCCGTGGGGGAGTGA
- a CDS encoding YwqJ-related putative deaminase, with the protein MNATQTGPHTGRSADPRNGNPRTGDPRTGDPRGGTPQAGTPRTGTPQAADPRAADPRAGDPRIGWSATEAAHTPVLHHRRDGILPTVAAALSVRGATLTGTAARGDTPPALHPLVQDFLDTLTSAQRDRFTGRCAETILISRHIAAADAARSKRAARKPMTNGEARKALKQAKLTARRIREDGDPLHGSFAAPCRACTALSAHFGVRIVDPASENR; encoded by the coding sequence ATGAACGCGACACAGACGGGACCACACACCGGCAGGTCCGCCGACCCACGAAACGGCAACCCGCGAACCGGCGACCCACGAACCGGCGACCCGCGCGGCGGCACCCCGCAAGCCGGCACCCCGCGAACCGGCACCCCGCAAGCCGCCGACCCCCGAGCGGCCGACCCCCGAGCCGGCGACCCCCGCATCGGCTGGAGCGCCACCGAAGCCGCCCACACCCCCGTCCTCCACCACCGCCGCGACGGCATCCTCCCCACCGTCGCCGCCGCCCTCTCCGTCCGCGGCGCCACCCTCACCGGCACCGCCGCCCGCGGCGACACACCCCCCGCCCTGCACCCCCTCGTCCAGGACTTCCTCGACACCCTCACCAGCGCCCAACGCGACCGCTTCACCGGCCGCTGCGCCGAGACCATCCTCATCTCCCGCCACATCGCCGCCGCCGACGCCGCCCGCAGCAAACGCGCCGCCCGCAAACCCATGACCAACGGCGAGGCACGCAAAGCCCTCAAGCAGGCCAAACTCACCGCCCGCCGCATCCGCGAGGACGGCGACCCCCTCCACGGCAGCTTCGCCGCCCCCTGCCGCGCCTGCACCGCGCTCAGCGCCCACTTCGGGGTCCGCATAGTCGACCCGGCGTCCGAGAACCGCTGA
- a CDS encoding SUKH-3 domain-containing protein yields MHTDRTSTTRFAVPVDAALRAAGWQPGRWDIKQAEIWADALRDHISPAGHRHTVFPAAVEAWAEFGGLHITPTGPGRQVAPATLHLDPLHGLHMARTLGDLGRALGTEVCPLGAETDSQALLAIDTAGRVYTLDHTGDWYLGADIDQALTTLIAGTEPLRLTAG; encoded by the coding sequence ATGCACACCGACCGCACCTCCACCACCCGCTTCGCCGTACCCGTCGACGCCGCCCTGCGCGCCGCCGGCTGGCAACCCGGACGCTGGGACATCAAACAGGCCGAGATCTGGGCCGACGCCCTGCGCGACCACATCTCCCCCGCGGGCCACCGCCACACCGTCTTCCCCGCGGCCGTCGAAGCCTGGGCCGAATTCGGCGGACTCCACATCACCCCCACCGGCCCCGGCCGCCAGGTCGCCCCCGCCACCCTCCACCTCGACCCGCTGCACGGCCTCCACATGGCCCGCACCCTCGGCGACCTCGGCCGCGCCCTCGGCACCGAGGTCTGCCCCCTGGGCGCCGAAACCGACAGCCAGGCCCTCCTCGCCATCGACACCGCCGGCCGCGTCTACACCCTCGACCACACCGGCGACTGGTACCTCGGCGCCGACATCGACCAGGCCCTGACCACCCTCATCGCCGGCACCGAACCCCTACGCCTGACAGCGGGCTGA
- a CDS encoding histidine kinase, whose translation MTATGEDHVTARGGPWWWARRRSAVFDVSLAVVSALECGLEGFPFARDAGIPVAAGVVFGLLAGAVLLVRRRWPIAVVLVSIAITPAQMGFVLGVVGLYTLAAAELPRRIIASLAGMSLVGTLIVTFVKTRQDMVRGDLELGDWFVPFAAVTMSLGFTAPPVLLGLYVGARRRLMESLRERADSLERELQLLAERAEERAEWARNEERTRIAREMHDVVAHRVSLMVVHAAALQAVARKDPEKAVKNAALVGDMGRQALTELREMLGVLRSGGDERRERAASVPPLAAVGVAAAAAASRAVDDEGPCLAEIEELVGQSAAAGMVVDLSVEGEARSYAPEVEQTAYRVVQEALTNVHKHAAGAKTYVRLAHRVSEIAMQVENEPPEEAASSARLPSGGNGLVGMKERVSALGGVFVSGPTDAGGFRVSAVIPAS comes from the coding sequence ATGACCGCGACGGGGGAAGACCATGTGACGGCCCGGGGAGGGCCGTGGTGGTGGGCCAGGCGGCGTAGTGCCGTGTTCGATGTGAGCCTGGCCGTGGTGTCCGCGCTGGAGTGCGGGCTGGAAGGGTTTCCGTTCGCCAGGGACGCGGGGATCCCGGTGGCGGCGGGGGTGGTGTTCGGGCTGCTGGCGGGGGCCGTGCTGCTCGTGCGGCGGCGGTGGCCGATCGCCGTCGTGCTGGTCTCCATCGCGATCACGCCCGCGCAGATGGGCTTCGTGCTGGGCGTCGTCGGCCTGTACACGCTGGCCGCGGCCGAGCTGCCGCGCCGCATCATCGCCTCGCTGGCCGGGATGTCGCTGGTGGGGACGCTGATCGTGACGTTCGTGAAGACCCGGCAGGACATGGTCCGGGGGGACCTGGAGCTGGGCGACTGGTTCGTGCCGTTCGCGGCCGTCACGATGTCGCTGGGGTTCACGGCGCCCCCGGTGCTGCTCGGTCTGTACGTGGGGGCGCGGCGGCGGCTGATGGAGAGCCTGCGGGAGCGGGCGGACAGTCTGGAGCGGGAGCTTCAGCTGCTGGCCGAGCGGGCGGAGGAGCGGGCCGAGTGGGCCCGGAACGAGGAGCGGACGCGGATCGCCCGGGAGATGCACGACGTCGTGGCGCACCGGGTGAGTCTGATGGTCGTGCACGCGGCGGCTCTGCAGGCCGTGGCACGCAAGGATCCCGAGAAGGCCGTGAAGAACGCCGCGCTGGTGGGGGACATGGGGCGGCAGGCGCTGACCGAGTTGCGGGAGATGCTCGGGGTGTTGCGCAGTGGTGGGGACGAGCGGCGGGAGCGTGCCGCGTCGGTGCCGCCGCTGGCGGCGGTGGGGGTGGCCGCGGCGGCTGCGGCGTCGCGGGCCGTGGACGACGAGGGGCCGTGTCTGGCGGAGATCGAGGAGCTGGTCGGGCAGTCGGCCGCCGCGGGGATGGTGGTCGATCTGTCGGTGGAGGGGGAGGCCCGGTCGTATGCGCCGGAGGTGGAGCAGACGGCGTATCGCGTGGTGCAGGAGGCGTTGACGAACGTCCACAAGCACGCGGCGGGGGCGAAGACGTACGTGCGGCTGGCGCATCGGGTGTCGGAGATCGCGATGCAGGTGGAGAACGAGCCGCCCGAGGAGGCGGCGTCGTCCGCGCGGTTGCCGTCCGGGGGGAACGGGCTGGTGGGGATGAAGGAGCGGGTGTCGGCGCTGGGCGGGGTGTTCGTGTCCGGGCCGACGGACGCGGGGGGTTTCCGGGTGTCTGCGGTGATTCCGGCGTCGTAG
- the glmU gene encoding bifunctional UDP-N-acetylglucosamine diphosphorylase/glucosamine-1-phosphate N-acetyltransferase GlmU, whose translation MSANRPAAVVVLAAGEGTRMKSATPKVLHELCGRSLVGHVLAAAGELDPEHLVVVVGHAREKVTAHLGEIAPDVRTAVQAEQNGTGHAVRMGLEELGGSVDGTVVVVCGDTPLLTGATLQALAATHSADGNAVTVLTAEVPDATGYGRIVRDDATGAVTAIVEHKDATDAQRSIREINSGVFAFDGQLLADALKQVRTDNSQGEEYLTDVLGILREAGHRVGASVAGDHREIAGINNRVQLSEARRILNDRLLTEAMLAGVTVIDPATTWVDVTVTFEQDAVVHPGTQLHGATHLGEGAEVGPNSRLKDTRVGAGARVDNTVADGAEVGAGATVGPYAYLRPGTRLGAKGKIGTYVETKNASIGEGTKVPHLSYVGDATIGEHTNIGAASVFVNYDGQEKHHTTIGSHCRTGSDNMFVAPVTVGDGAYTAAGSVITKDVPPGSLAVARGQQRNIEGWVARKRPGSAAAKAAEAASREPSDEG comes from the coding sequence GTGAGCGCCAACCGCCCGGCAGCCGTCGTCGTTCTCGCAGCGGGTGAGGGCACCCGTATGAAGTCGGCCACACCCAAGGTCCTGCACGAGCTCTGCGGCCGCAGTCTCGTGGGCCATGTGCTCGCCGCCGCGGGCGAGCTGGACCCCGAGCACCTGGTCGTCGTGGTCGGCCACGCGCGGGAGAAGGTCACCGCGCACCTGGGCGAGATCGCCCCGGACGTCCGTACCGCCGTGCAGGCCGAGCAGAACGGCACCGGGCACGCCGTACGGATGGGCCTGGAGGAGCTGGGCGGGTCCGTCGACGGGACCGTCGTGGTCGTCTGCGGCGACACCCCCCTGCTCACCGGCGCCACGCTCCAGGCCCTCGCCGCCACCCACTCCGCCGACGGCAACGCGGTCACCGTGCTGACCGCCGAGGTGCCGGACGCGACGGGGTACGGGCGGATCGTGCGGGACGACGCCACCGGTGCCGTCACCGCCATCGTCGAGCACAAGGACGCCACCGACGCCCAGCGGTCGATCCGGGAGATCAACTCGGGTGTGTTCGCGTTCGACGGCCAGCTGCTCGCGGACGCGCTGAAGCAGGTGCGGACGGACAACAGCCAGGGCGAGGAGTACCTGACGGACGTGCTAGGGATCCTGCGGGAGGCCGGGCACCGGGTGGGGGCCTCGGTGGCCGGGGACCATCGCGAGATCGCCGGGATCAACAACCGGGTGCAGTTGTCGGAGGCGCGCCGGATCCTGAACGACCGGCTGCTGACGGAGGCGATGCTCGCCGGTGTGACCGTGATCGATCCGGCGACCACGTGGGTCGACGTGACCGTGACGTTCGAGCAGGACGCGGTCGTCCACCCGGGCACGCAGCTGCACGGCGCGACGCACCTGGGCGAGGGCGCGGAGGTCGGTCCGAACTCGCGGCTGAAGGACACCCGGGTCGGTGCCGGTGCGCGTGTGGACAACACGGTGGCCGATGGTGCCGAGGTGGGTGCGGGGGCGACGGTCGGGCCGTACGCGTATCTGCGTCCGGGGACCCGTCTGGGTGCGAAGGGCAAGATCGGTACGTACGTGGAGACGAAGAACGCCTCCATCGGTGAGGGGACGAAGGTGCCTCACCTGTCCTACGTAGGGGACGCGACGATCGGTGAGCACACGAACATCGGTGCCGCGAGCGTGTTCGTGAACTACGACGGGCAGGAGAAGCACCACACGACCATCGGGTCCCATTGCCGTACGGGCTCGGACAACATGTTTGTGGCGCCTGTCACGGTCGGGGACGGTGCGTACACCGCCGCCGGGTCCGTGATCACGAAGGACGTGCCGCCCGGTTCGCTGGCCGTGGCCCGTGGTCAGCAGCGGAATATCGAGGGTTGGGTGGCTCGGAAGCGTCCGGGGAGCGCGGCCGCGAAGGCGGCGGAGGCGGCGTCCCGGGAGCCGTCCGACGAGGGCTGA
- a CDS encoding ribose-phosphate diphosphokinase, giving the protein MTGIKTTGEKKLMFFSGRAHPELAEEVAQQLGVGVVPTKAFDFANGEIYVRYQESARGADCFLIQSHTAPINKWIMEQLIMIDALKRASARSITVIVPFYGYARQDKKHRGREPISARLIADMMKTAGADRILTVDLHTDQIQGFFDGPVDHLFALPLLADYVGRKVDREKLTVVSPDAGRVRVADRWCDRLGAPLAIVHKRRDKDVANQVTVHEVVGEVKGRVCVLVDDMIDTGGTICAAADALFAHGAEDVIVTATHGVLSGPAADRLKNSRVSEFVFTNTLPTPSELSRDLDKISVLSIAPTIASAVREVFEDGSVTSLFDEQ; this is encoded by the coding sequence GTGACCGGGATCAAGACGACCGGCGAGAAGAAGTTGATGTTCTTCTCCGGCCGCGCCCACCCCGAGCTTGCGGAGGAGGTCGCCCAACAGCTGGGTGTCGGGGTTGTCCCGACGAAGGCCTTCGACTTCGCCAACGGTGAGATCTATGTGCGTTATCAGGAGTCGGCGCGTGGTGCCGACTGCTTCCTGATCCAGAGCCACACGGCTCCGATCAACAAGTGGATCATGGAGCAGTTGATCATGATCGACGCGCTGAAGCGCGCGTCGGCCCGGTCCATCACGGTCATCGTGCCCTTCTACGGTTACGCGCGGCAGGACAAGAAGCACCGTGGACGTGAACCGATTTCGGCGCGTCTGATCGCGGACATGATGAAGACGGCGGGTGCGGACCGGATCCTGACCGTGGATCTGCACACGGACCAGATCCAGGGCTTCTTCGACGGTCCCGTGGATCACCTGTTCGCGCTGCCGCTGCTGGCGGACTACGTGGGCCGGAAGGTGGACCGGGAGAAGCTGACGGTCGTGTCGCCGGACGCGGGCCGGGTGCGGGTCGCGGACCGCTGGTGCGACCGGCTGGGCGCGCCGCTGGCGATCGTGCACAAGCGGCGGGACAAGGACGTCGCGAACCAGGTCACCGTCCACGAGGTCGTGGGTGAGGTGAAGGGTCGCGTGTGTGTCCTGGTGGACGACATGATCGACACGGGTGGGACGATCTGTGCCGCGGCGGACGCGCTGTTCGCGCACGGTGCGGAGGACGTGATCGTGACGGCGACGCACGGCGTGCTGTCGGGTCCGGCGGCGGACCGGTTGAAGAACTCGCGGGTGAGTGAGTTCGTGTTCACGAACACGCTGCCGACGCCGTCGGAGCTGAGCCGGGATCTGGACAAGATCTCGGTGCTGTCGATCGCGCCGACGATCGCGAGTGCGGTACGTGAGGTGTTCGAGGACGGTTCGGTGACGAGCCTGTTCGACGAGCAGTAG
- a CDS encoding 50S ribosomal protein L25/general stress protein Ctc: MSEVKISAETRTEFGKGAARRIRREDKVPGVLYGHGSDPLHLTLPGHALLLALRTPNVLISLDIDGKTNELAIPKSVQRDPLKGFLEHVDLLLVKRGEQVNVDIYVHTEGELAPGGNLLEHVLNALPVVAEATHIPESVTVSIEGLSAGDSVLAKDIPLPKGTTLAVEEDTVVLQVLAAQAEEAPEGEEGAEEEAAEA; encoded by the coding sequence ATGTCCGAGGTGAAGATCTCCGCCGAGACGCGCACCGAGTTCGGCAAGGGTGCCGCGCGCCGTATCCGTCGTGAGGACAAGGTTCCCGGCGTGCTGTACGGGCACGGTTCGGACCCGCTGCACCTGACCCTGCCGGGTCACGCGCTGCTGCTGGCGCTGCGTACGCCGAACGTGCTGATCTCGCTGGACATCGACGGCAAGACGAACGAGCTGGCGATTCCGAAGTCCGTGCAGCGTGACCCGCTGAAGGGTTTCCTGGAGCACGTGGACCTGCTGCTGGTGAAGCGGGGCGAGCAGGTCAACGTCGACATCTACGTGCACACCGAGGGTGAGCTGGCTCCGGGCGGCAACCTGCTGGAGCACGTGCTGAACGCGCTTCCGGTCGTGGCCGAGGCCACGCACATTCCGGAGTCCGTGACCGTCTCCATCGAGGGTCTGTCGGCCGGTGACTCCGTCCTCGCCAAGGACATCCCGCTGCCGAAGGGCACGACGCTGGCCGTCGAGGAGGACACCGTCGTCCTGCAGGTCCTGGCCGCGCAGGCCGAGGAGGCCCCGGAGGGCGAGGAGGGCGCTGAGGAAGAGGCCGCCGAGGCCTGA
- the pth gene encoding aminoacyl-tRNA hydrolase: MDVTTDAAAPWLIVGLGNPGPEYAGNRHNVGFMVADLLAERVGGRFKRAGKAQAQVVEGRIGPPGPGSRRVVLAKPMSYMNLSGGPVNALRDFYKVPVGHVVAVHDELDIDYGTLRLKLGGGDNGHNGLKSMTKAFGSDYHRVRFGIGRPPGRMPVADFVLKDFSSVERKELDYFVDRAADAVECLVIEGLERAQSTYNS, from the coding sequence ATGGACGTGACGACCGATGCGGCGGCTCCCTGGCTGATCGTGGGGCTGGGCAATCCGGGGCCGGAGTACGCCGGGAACCGGCACAACGTGGGCTTCATGGTGGCCGATCTGCTGGCGGAGCGGGTCGGGGGACGCTTCAAGCGGGCCGGCAAGGCGCAGGCGCAGGTGGTCGAGGGGCGGATCGGGCCGCCGGGGCCGGGGAGCCGGCGGGTGGTGCTCGCGAAGCCGATGTCGTACATGAATCTGTCCGGGGGTCCGGTGAACGCGTTGCGGGACTTCTACAAGGTGCCGGTGGGGCATGTGGTGGCGGTTCATGACGAGTTGGACATCGATTACGGGACGTTGCGGCTGAAGCTGGGTGGCGGGGACAACGGGCACAACGGTCTGAAGTCGATGACGAAGGCGTTCGGGTCGGACTATCACCGGGTGCGGTTCGGGATCGGGCGGCCGCCGGGGCGGATGCCGGTGGCGGATTTCGTGCTGAAGGACTTCTCGTCGGTGGAGCGCAAGGAGCTGGACTACTTCGTGGACCGGGCGGCGGACGCGGTGGAGTGTCTGGTGATCGAGGGGCTGGAGCGGGCGCAAAGCACGTACAACTCCTGA